One window of the Hippoglossus hippoglossus isolate fHipHip1 chromosome 9, fHipHip1.pri, whole genome shotgun sequence genome contains the following:
- the LOC117768150 gene encoding uncharacterized protein LOC117768150: MESYQRESMRRIRRNSSRTLLQDLLYKGGGGGGDRDTPIPAQPGRDAKMIHSIASLIRGRSKLLLLENPDTVEIYKLNESTARSTRAAKDDVYLPDITKKASNLTSIRGALSQSCPYLYDKRRGSFSSVASQRTGGLPKKQSHLKAQREAKKSNVTVTMTYLGQGRQGSGLKSTQDELKVLQQVNGGENICVFKGLVTPGEQFQFLSQRHRGFPFSATLYVNGIMVARISSCCEYRYAPGFQQGRKSCFRLSWLAGGIPCHRCTSLRNKYSSCQQLNNGPEKNLILPLEQSPGNGTVESCPSSPLFVPAKPERKSVRRVRKHIRDGGGASTDSEDQAAARFTESAEKKRKKSQTRRKDKGQGGKRAGNEGREESQRSTVTEKCDEQASSAREEQKTSSNVIALQTEKQRPNKTSNTVDSLQVEEAPTKQTRVKQKEQGSNGKNRDGERLRDFYEECVEMSGALERGPNKHNWFKANILERCRLQKRLSSGPRAPGSDVELSPESDTVLQPQGEPEEEEDTGSQSPDEDEPDKEQELQEQLDAMMTVLSTSDEVEQLVLRNTDLTDDLLLRLAGALKSSLSEVTLLNLNLNLIGPYGSHILLDVLRVKPQVKGLHLFGNKLRDHGVMTLLNGIAELQEQTARTAAAIQQAMLYPSEQNMLLQLPTGWRSFRVFTLLELDIGGNGLGSEGVKVLASYLRYHSYLQYLGLAQTSAADLAAWKELFDSLKVNTSLTQIILDENNLGDPGVRLLADTLKENTGLRQVDLDRNGISDVGGNDIMGALLCRARLPLRHLSLQENNISAGLMSRIQEEVKY; encoded by the exons ATGGAGTCGTATCAGAGGGAGTCGATGAGGAGAATcaggagaaacagcagcaggactcTTCTTCAGGATCTCTTGtataaaggaggaggaggaggaggagacagagacactcCA ATCCCAGCTCAGCCCGGCAGAGACGCTAAGATGATCCACTCCATCGCCAGTCTGATCAGAGGGAGGAGCAaactcctgctgctggagaatCCCGACACTGTGGAGATCTACAAA CTGAATGAGTCAACAGCTCGTTCGACGAGAGCTGCTAAAGATGACGTTTACCTGCCAGACATCACGAAGAAGGCCTCAAATCTGACCTCAATCAGAGGAGCTCTGAGTCAGTCCTGTCCGTACCTGTACGACAAGCGACGAGGATCCTTCTCTTCAGTCGCCTCCCAGAGAACAGGAGGGCTCCCTAAAAAACAG AGTCACCTAAAGGCGCAAAGAGAGGCAAAGAAATCCAACGTCACCGTGACAATGACCTACCTGGGTCAAGGTCGTCAGGGGTCGGGGTTGAAGTCCACTCAGGATGAACTGAAGGTGCTCCAGCAGGTCAACGGAGGGGAGAACATCTGTGTGTTCAAGGGCCTGGTGACTCCGGGAG AGCAGTTCCAGTTCCTCTCTCAGAGACACCGAGGTTTTCCCTTCAGCGCCACCTTGTACGTCAATGGCATCATGGTGGCGAGGATCAGCTCCTGCTGCGAGTACCGCTACGCTCCCGGTTTCCAGCAGGGCAGGAAGAGCTGCTTCAGACTGTCATGGCTGGCGGGTGGGATCCCCTGCCACAG aTGTACAAGTCTCCGAAACAAATACAGCTCCTGCCAGCAGCTGAACAACGGCCCAGAGAAGAACTTAATTCTCCCTCTAGAGCAGAGCCCTGGCAACG GCACAGTTGAGTCTTGTCCGTCATCGCCTCTATTCGTCCCGGCCAAACCAGAGAGGAAATcggtgaggagggtgaggaagcACATCAGGGACGGTGGTGGAGCATCTACAGACAGCGAGGACCAGGCCGCAGCCAGGTTCACAGAGAGCGCCGAGAAGAAACGAAAGAAGAGTCAGACTCGTCGTAAAGACAAAGGCCAAGGAGGCAAGAGAGCAGGGAATGAAGGACGGGAGGAGTCGCAGAGGTCAAcggtgacagaaaaatgtgatGAGCAAGCATCGTCTGCAAGGGAAGAGCAGAAAACAAGCAGCAACGTCATAGCTCTGCAGACGGAAAAGCAGAGACCGAACAAGACGAGCAACACTGTGG atTCATTGCAGGTTGAGGAAGCACCGACGAAGCAGACGCGAGTGAAACAGAAGGAGCAGGGATCAAATGGGAAAAACAGAGATGGGGAAAGACTGAGGGACTTCTATGAGGAATGTGTGGAAATGAGCGGCGCGTTGGAGCGAggcccaaacaaacacaactggtTCAAGGCAAACA TCCTGGAGAGGTGCCGGCTCCAGAAGAGGCTCTCGTCGGGCCCCAGAGCTCCGGGCTCGGACGTGGAGCTCAGTCCAGAGAGTGACACCGTCCTGCAGCCGCAGGGAGagccggaggaagaggaggacacgGGCAGCCAGAGCCCTGATGAAGACGAGCCTGATAAAGAACAAGAGCTGCAGGAACAG ctcgACGCCATGATGACGGTCCTGAGCACATCCGatgaggtggagcagctggtcCTGAGGAACACGGACCTGACGGACGACCTCCTGCTGAGACTGGCCGGGGCCCTGAAGTCCAGCCTGTCTGAGGTCACGCTGCTCAACCTCAACCTCAACCTCATTGGCCCATACGGCTCTCACATCCTGCTGGACGTCCTGAGAGTGAAGCCTCAGGTCAAAGGCCTTCA CTTGTTTGGAAACAAACTGCGTGACCATGGCGTGATGACCCTGCTGAATGGAATAGCGGAGCTGCAGGAGCAAACAGCGAGAACCGCTGCTGCCATCCAACAGGCAATGCTTTACCCATCGGAGCAAAATATGCTTCTGCAGCTCCCCACCGGGTGGCGCTCCTTCAGGGTTTTTACACTTTTAGAACTGGATATTGGGGGAAACGGATTAGGCAGCGAGGGGGTAAAGGTGTTGGCGTCGTATTTGAGGTACCACTCGTATCTCCAGTATTTGGGGCTGGCTCAGACCAGCGCCGCCGATCTGGCCGCGTGGAAGGAACTTTTCGACAGCCTGAAGGTAAACACCTCGCTGACTCAGATCATCCTGGACGAGAACAACTTGGGGGACCCGGGCGTCAGGCTGCTGGCCGACACGCTGAAGGAGAACACCGGTCTGCGGCAGGTGGACCTGGACAGGAACGGCATCAGCGACGTCGGAGGAAATGACATCATGGGGGCGCTGCTCTGCAGGGCGCGGCTCCCACTGAGGCATCTGAGCCTTCAGGAGAACAACATCAGTGCAGGGCTGATGAGCAGGATCCAGGAGGAGGTGAAATACTAA